A single Syngnathus acus chromosome 8, fSynAcu1.2, whole genome shotgun sequence DNA region contains:
- the wu:fb95e10 gene encoding mucin-5AC isoform X4: MKPDGVITATLEPMETLESNPVDDLSPGTGQEPSQGSGAGEEEPAQRPEDAVPPQLEKPKESPAAKTANKISADPKAKTTTKTMQKTKPTTLTKTTSGSRPSTASSRLSNGLSKPQSNGVTKKTTPTLDKKSTATSAAPKKPTAAVPAPRSTVKGIERKTASPATNGAKSTVGTTAIKKTTSAAVNGVKTSTATAAKKPPAPKPASTTSAKPTTALKTDKPPISKTSRPTTASRPSTGSTRPPSTITTKSSAATSKPATLKTSTANNAASKSASSTPSAVKTPTSQTSRNITLAKKDVTKSSTPAAKKSADSPLSRPSATMKSTTPKLASKSDSITKKAPVSKVSDTKTPNRSKTQENKSAPSKDVSKTPASRTMAAKNTSAKKTVGSSTPTPVKRGPKVEEAAGSGKEIAAAVAAAAAIASAAMAIAGSDEPQVPAEVALVESHEDTAEQMAPQIASSFDVQGITSVLTPEASPEQVHELTSEIQQGTISEPIREPTTEPTREPSPELTPQPTQYVREPTPEFIREPTPEPVREPTPEFIREPTPEPVREPTPEPLPQPTPEFIREPTPEPVREPTPEPQREQSPEPLREPTPEPQREQSPEPLRESSPESMTELTPEHVHEITPQPLREHTPEPEHDSSPEPLQETTPEVLRDLTPETFQEQYHESLHESKPELLREMTPEPKEELAHTGRMSPEVPDETFSQLTEEPYQGAGLTHEPAYDFQQPAPNDPFKFQQSASESVPSLGTTVMSPPCSPPVPVSPVREFHNPSAALLNMDIQPDPWNRNQALEPCDIDPQPSHGMMNFPTEGYNDQDEEWEMRRNEEEREEDEEENRMTCTDTFGMMAQPQCLGASTAEDFISGDMLSPREKEVAVEKADEEINEDDEDEDEEDEEQRRLGHQLSSMITDMSTSQPSEEFQVRPSAFGGSSGWHCDDLGMDSEDVSSCTSSRQQGISDLSSTQHTAILEGTQSSDALIDSSLRGSEGDGNFMGSPNVETLANEEDDDDDERVDEMDLSSERAEEHHKAFQRGERDEDDEDEDVEMHSDGVTESCDNAEEEDSNEEGHLDNLNRADPPATSWGQTNPFADTWAQPQPASRPSVSSPSPISDHAAGESESPMQSPAQTGLDGGSPFLASLSGQDFEQQQQQQSFYKMDTSVPEDTELALAAVGIPESTAQAAHSGSETSTPEELRDYDSSSGVESRSDKQHTPVPASLQPDLEQDLGIHLEKGDGEEEEAETLPADEVPGTGPPTAPASAPSSPTTSVDEASDTEGEMQINEPDAPTMMMGESAAFESPTPTSNLPALGEDGEAGETPAGEEDEGETTPQSANSVASYGFDCTTSNSNAHSMAESCGRSPGIFSLENMEQLSEEAKDPSLIKELTLPSAAAATAQAEDLLGRPVDLMPLSFPEDKQPGLDEGHYMFGGEITAQHMEEMDPLEASHHLGPLESANTDDNQPSYYSTICDKTDYLEGNV; encoded by the exons ATGAAACCAGATGGGGTTATCACAGCAACACTGGAGCCAATGGAAACTTTAGAATCCAATCCAGTAGATGACTTATCACCGGGTACAGGGCAGGAACCCAGCCAGGGATCCGGTGCAGGGGAGGAGGAACCGGCACAGCGGCCTGAAGATGCGGTTCCACCCCAGCTAGAAAAGCCCAAGGAATCTCCAGCCGCTAAGACCGCAAACAAAATCTCGGCAGACCCCAAAGCCAAAACCACAACCAAGACCATGCAGAAAACAAAACCCACCACCTTGACCAAGACCACATCTGGCTCACGACCCAGCACGGCCTCGAGCCGCCTATCAAATGGCTTGTCTAAGCCCCAGAGCAACGGTGTGACCAAAAAGACCACACCTACCTTGGATAAAAAGAGCACGGCAACCTCTGCAGCCCCAAAGAAACCAACAGCTGCTGTCCCAGCCCCGAGGAGCACGGTGAAaggaattgaaagaaaaactgcATCCCCTGCCACCAATGGCGCAAAGTCCACAGTAGGAACCACGGCAATTAAGAAGACAACATCCGCAGCAGTTAACGGTGTTAAAACCAGCACGGCAACTGCTGCCAAGAAACCTCCAG CTCCTAAACCTGCCTCGACAACTTCAGCAAAGCCCACCACTGCATTGAAGACAGATAAGCCCCCTATTTCCAAGACCAG CAGACCCACAACAGCGTCCCGTCCTAGCACGGGCTCAACTCGACCGCCCTCCACCATTACAACCAAGAGCTCTGCAGCTACTTCCAAACCTGCCACCCTGAAAACTTCCACTGCCAACAACGCTGCATCCAAATCAGCCTCATCTACTCCCTCTGCTGTCAAAACTCCAACATCACAAACATCTAGAAACATAACCCTTGCAAAAAAAG ATGTTACCAAATCATCCACCCCTGCAGCCAAAAAGTCTGCAGACTCTCCACTCAGCCGACCTTCTGCAACAATGAAATCAACAACACCTAAACTAGCTTCAAAATCCGACAGTATAACCAAAAAGGCACCCGTAAGCAAGGTTTCAGACACAAAGACACCAAATCGTTCCAAAACACAAGAGAATAAGTCCGCACCTTCCAAGGATGTCTCAAAGACTCCTGCCTCCAGAACAATGGCAGCCAAGAATACTAGCGCCAAGAAAACTGTGGGCAGCAGCACCCCGACACCTGTGAAGCGTGGCCCCAAAGTAGAAGAAGCTGCTGGAAGTGGAAAGGAAATTGCTGCTGCTGTagctgctgcagcagcaaTTGCTAGTGCAGCCATGGCCATTGCAGGGTCAGATGAGCCACAAGTACCTGCTGAAGTGGCCTTGGTGGAATCTCATGAAGATACCGCCGAACAAATGGCTCCTCAGATTGCATCATCCTTTGACGTACAAGGAATAACTTCAGTTCTAACTCCAGAGGCTTCACCGGAACAAGTACATGAACTAACATCAGAAATTCAACAAGGAACAATATCGGAACCGATACGAGAACCTACAACAGAACCTACGCGAGAACCATCACCAGAGCTGACTCCACAACCAACACAATAT GTCAGAGAACCTACACCAGAATTTATACGAGAGCCTACACCAGAACCTGTCAGAGAACCTACACCAGAATTTATACGAGAGCCTACACCAGAGCCTGTCAGAGAACCAACACCAGAGCCTTTACCACAACCGACACCAGAATTCATTCGAGAACCTACACCAGAGCCGGTCAGAGAACCAACACCAGAACCCCAACGAGAGCAATCACCAGAACCTCTCAGAGAACCAACACCAGAACCCCAACGAGAGCAATCACCAGAACCTCTCAGAGAATCGTCCCCCGAATCTATGACAGAACTTACACCAGAACATGTGCATGAGATCACACCGCAGCCCCTGCGAGAGCACACACCAGAACCCGAGCATGATTCAAGTCCAGAACCCTTGCAAGAAACAACACCAGAAGTCCTACGGGATCTGACACCAGAAACATTCCAAGAACAATACCATGAAAGCCTACATGAATCAAAGCCTGAGCTACTGCGAGAAATGACACCAGAGCCCAAAGAAGAACTGGCTCATACAGGTCGAATGTCTCCCGAGGTTCCTGATGAAACATTCTCTCAGCTCACAGAGGAGCCATACCAAGGCGCTGGATTAACTCATGAACCAGCCTACGATTTTCAGCAGCCAGCACCAAATGACCCTTTCAAATTCCAACAGTCTGCAAGTGAATCAGTTCCTTCCCTCGGAACTACCGTCATGTCTCCTCCCTGTTCCCCACCAGTCCCAGTTTCTCCTGTCAGAGAATTTCACAATCCCTCTGCTGCTCTGCTGAACATGGATATCCAACCAGATCCTTGGAACAGGAACCAGGCGTTGGAGCCGTGCGATATTGATCCCCAGCCATCTCACGGTATGATGAACTTCCCGACCGAGGGCTATAATGACCAGGATGAAGAATGGGAGATGAGGAGAAATGAAGAGGAAagagaggaagatgaggaagagAATCGGATGACTTGCACAGACACGTTTGGTATGATGGCACAGCCTCAATGTTTGGGCGCCTCAACCGCGGAGGATTTCATTTCGGGGGACATGCTGTCGCCTCGTGAAAAAGAAGTAGCAGTGGAAAAGGCAgatgaagaaataaatgaagatgatgaggatgaggatgaagaagatgaggaACAGAGGAGATTAGGCCACCAGCTCTCCTCCATGATCACTGATATGAGCACATCCCAGCCCTCTGAGGAGTTCCAAGTCAGACCTTCAGCTTTCGGTGGTTCTAGCGGCTGGCACTGTGACGACTTGGGAATGGACTCGGAAGATGTTAGCAGCTGCACCAGCAGCCGGCAACAGGGCATTTCTGACCTCAGCAGCACCCAGCACACCGCCATCTTGGAAGGTACTCAAAGTTCAGACGCCCTGATTGACTCAAGCCTCCGTGGCTCCGAAGGTGACGGTAACTTCATGGGCTCTCCCAACGTGGAAACCCTAGCCAATGAAgaagatgacgacgatgacgaacGTGTGGATGAAATGGACTTAAGTTCGGAGAGAGCAGAGGAACATCATAAAGCGTTCCAGCGGGGAGAACGAGATGAGGACGACGAGGATGAAGATGTCGAAATGCACAGTGACGGAGTAACAGAAAGTTGTGACAATGCAGAAGAAGAGGACTCCAACGAGGAGGGACATTTAGACAACCTCAATCGCGCAGATCCTCCCGCTACTTCTTGGGGTCAGACCAACCCTTTTGCAGATACCTGGGCTCAGCCTCAGCCGGCCTCACGGCCGTCTGTCTCCTCCCCTAGCCCGATCTCAGATCACGCTGCAGGAGAGTCCGAAAGCCCGATGCAGTCCCCTGCCCAAACCGGTTTGGACGGCGGTTCCCCTTTCTTGGCTTCTCTCTCAGGACAAGActttgagcagcagcagcagcagcagtcatTCTATAAAATGGACACCTCCGTCCCTGAAGATACCGAGCTTGCTCTGGCAGCTGTAGGCATACCCGAGTCTACAGCACAGGCCGCCCACAGCGGCAGCGAGACGAGCACACCAGAAGAACTACGTGACTACGACAGCAGCTCAGGCGTGGAATCCCGCTCTGATAAACAACACACTCCGGTTCCTGCTTCACTCCAGCCTGACTTAGAGCAAGATCTGGGTATTCACCTGGAGAAAGGCgatggagaagaggaagaggctgaGACGCTGCCGGCCGATGAGGTCCCCGGAACAGGACCCCCAACTGCTCCAGCGTCTGCCCCATCTTCTCCTACAACCTCTGTAGATGAAGCCAGCGACACAGAGGGCGAGATGCAGATAAATGAACCTGATGCACCGACGATGATGATGGGTGAAAGCGCTGCATTCGAAAGTCCTACTCCGACAAGCAATTTGCCTGCTCTGGGTGAAGATGGCGAGGCAGGAGAAACACCGGCAGGTGAAGAGGATGAAGGTGAGACCACTCCTCAGTCTGCAAATTCTGTGGCATCATACGGCTTTGACTGCACCACATCCAACTCTAACGCCCACTCCATGGCAGAGAGCTGCGGAAGGAGCCCAGGCATCTTCTCCCTAGAAAATATGGAGCAGTTGTCCGAGGAGGCCAAGGACCCGTCGCTCATCAAGGAGCTCACCTTACCATCTGCCGCCGCTGCTACCGCTCAGGCCGAGGATCTCCTGGGCCGACCTGTGGACTTGATGCCGTTGAGTTTTCCAGAAGATAAACAACCCGGTCTAGATGAGGGCCACTACATGTTTGGAGGTGAGATTACCGCACAGCACATGGAAGAGATGGATCCATTGGAGGCAAGTCACCACCTCGGGCCTCTGGAATCTGCAAATACAGATGACAACCAACCGTCCTACTACTCCACCATATGTGATAAGACTGATTATCTCGAAGGTAATGTATAA
- the wu:fb95e10 gene encoding mucin-5AC isoform X2: MKPDGVITATLEPMETLESNPVDDLSPGTGQEPSQGSGAGEEEPAQRPEDAVPPQLEKPKESPAAKTANKISADPKAKTTTKTMQKTKPTTLTKTTSGSRPSTASSRLSNGLSKPQSNGVTKKTTPTLDKKSTATSAAPKKPTAAVPAPRSTVKGIERKTASPATNGAKSTVGTTAIKKTTSAAVNGVKTSTATAAKKPPAPKPASTTSAKPTTALKTDKPPISKTRPTTASRPSTGSTRPPSTITTKSSAATSKPATLKTSTANNAASKSASSTPSAVKTPTSQTSRNITLAKKDVTKSSTPAAKKSADSPLSRPSATMKSTTPKLASKSDSITKKAPVSKVSDTKTPNRSKTQENKSAPSKDVSKTPASRTMAAKNTSAKKTVGSSTPTPVKRGPKVEEAAGSGKEIAAAVAAAAAIASAAMAIAGSDEPQVPAEVALVESHEDTAEQMAPQIASSFDVQGITSVLTPEASPEQVHELTSEIQQGTISEPIREPTTEPTREPSPELTPQPTQYVREPTPELTPQPTQYVREPTPEFIREPTPEPVREPTPEFIREPTPEPVREPTPEPLPQPTPEFIREPTPEPVREPTPEPQREQSPEPLREPTPEPQREQSPEPLRESSPESMTELTPEHVHEITPQPLREHTPEPEHDSSPEPLQETTPEVLRDLTPETFQEQYHESLHESKPELLREMTPEPKEELAHTGRMSPEVPDETFSQLTEEPYQGAGLTHEPAYDFQQPAPNDPFKFQQSASESVPSLGTTVMSPPCSPPVPVSPVREFHNPSAALLNMDIQPDPWNRNQALEPCDIDPQPSHGMMNFPTEGYNDQDEEWEMRRNEEEREEDEEENRMTCTDTFGMMAQPQCLGASTAEDFISGDMLSPREKEVAVEKADEEINEDDEDEDEEDEEQRRLGHQLSSMITDMSTSQPSEEFQVRPSAFGGSSGWHCDDLGMDSEDVSSCTSSRQQGISDLSSTQHTAILEGTQSSDALIDSSLRGSEGDGNFMGSPNVETLANEEDDDDDERVDEMDLSSERAEEHHKAFQRGERDEDDEDEDVEMHSDGVTESCDNAEEEDSNEEGHLDNLNRADPPATSWGQTNPFADTWAQPQPASRPSVSSPSPISDHAAGESESPMQSPAQTGLDGGSPFLASLSGQDFEQQQQQQSFYKMDTSVPEDTELALAAVGIPESTAQAAHSGSETSTPEELRDYDSSSGVESRSDKQHTPVPASLQPDLEQDLGIHLEKGDGEEEEAETLPADEVPGTGPPTAPASAPSSPTTSVDEASDTEGEMQINEPDAPTMMMGESAAFESPTPTSNLPALGEDGEAGETPAGEEDEGETTPQSANSVASYGFDCTTSNSNAHSMAESCGRSPGIFSLENMEQLSEEAKDPSLIKELTLPSAAAATAQAEDLLGRPVDLMPLSFPEDKQPGLDEGHYMFGGEITAQHMEEMDPLEASHHLGPLESANTDDNQPSYYSTICDKTDYLEGNV, from the exons ATGAAACCAGATGGGGTTATCACAGCAACACTGGAGCCAATGGAAACTTTAGAATCCAATCCAGTAGATGACTTATCACCGGGTACAGGGCAGGAACCCAGCCAGGGATCCGGTGCAGGGGAGGAGGAACCGGCACAGCGGCCTGAAGATGCGGTTCCACCCCAGCTAGAAAAGCCCAAGGAATCTCCAGCCGCTAAGACCGCAAACAAAATCTCGGCAGACCCCAAAGCCAAAACCACAACCAAGACCATGCAGAAAACAAAACCCACCACCTTGACCAAGACCACATCTGGCTCACGACCCAGCACGGCCTCGAGCCGCCTATCAAATGGCTTGTCTAAGCCCCAGAGCAACGGTGTGACCAAAAAGACCACACCTACCTTGGATAAAAAGAGCACGGCAACCTCTGCAGCCCCAAAGAAACCAACAGCTGCTGTCCCAGCCCCGAGGAGCACGGTGAAaggaattgaaagaaaaactgcATCCCCTGCCACCAATGGCGCAAAGTCCACAGTAGGAACCACGGCAATTAAGAAGACAACATCCGCAGCAGTTAACGGTGTTAAAACCAGCACGGCAACTGCTGCCAAGAAACCTCCAG CTCCTAAACCTGCCTCGACAACTTCAGCAAAGCCCACCACTGCATTGAAGACAGATAAGCCCCCTATTTCCAAGACCAG ACCCACAACAGCGTCCCGTCCTAGCACGGGCTCAACTCGACCGCCCTCCACCATTACAACCAAGAGCTCTGCAGCTACTTCCAAACCTGCCACCCTGAAAACTTCCACTGCCAACAACGCTGCATCCAAATCAGCCTCATCTACTCCCTCTGCTGTCAAAACTCCAACATCACAAACATCTAGAAACATAACCCTTGCAAAAAAAG ATGTTACCAAATCATCCACCCCTGCAGCCAAAAAGTCTGCAGACTCTCCACTCAGCCGACCTTCTGCAACAATGAAATCAACAACACCTAAACTAGCTTCAAAATCCGACAGTATAACCAAAAAGGCACCCGTAAGCAAGGTTTCAGACACAAAGACACCAAATCGTTCCAAAACACAAGAGAATAAGTCCGCACCTTCCAAGGATGTCTCAAAGACTCCTGCCTCCAGAACAATGGCAGCCAAGAATACTAGCGCCAAGAAAACTGTGGGCAGCAGCACCCCGACACCTGTGAAGCGTGGCCCCAAAGTAGAAGAAGCTGCTGGAAGTGGAAAGGAAATTGCTGCTGCTGTagctgctgcagcagcaaTTGCTAGTGCAGCCATGGCCATTGCAGGGTCAGATGAGCCACAAGTACCTGCTGAAGTGGCCTTGGTGGAATCTCATGAAGATACCGCCGAACAAATGGCTCCTCAGATTGCATCATCCTTTGACGTACAAGGAATAACTTCAGTTCTAACTCCAGAGGCTTCACCGGAACAAGTACATGAACTAACATCAGAAATTCAACAAGGAACAATATCGGAACCGATACGAGAACCTACAACAGAACCTACGCGAGAACCATCACCAGAGCTGACTCCACAACCAACACAATATGTCAGAGAACCTACACCAGAGCTGACTCCACAACCAACACAATATGTCAGAGAACCTACACCAGAATTTATACGAGAGCCTACACCAGAACCTGTCAGAGAACCTACACCAGAATTTATACGAGAGCCTACACCAGAGCCTGTCAGAGAACCAACACCAGAGCCTTTACCACAACCGACACCAGAATTCATTCGAGAACCTACACCAGAGCCGGTCAGAGAACCAACACCAGAACCCCAACGAGAGCAATCACCAGAACCTCTCAGAGAACCAACACCAGAACCCCAACGAGAGCAATCACCAGAACCTCTCAGAGAATCGTCCCCCGAATCTATGACAGAACTTACACCAGAACATGTGCATGAGATCACACCGCAGCCCCTGCGAGAGCACACACCAGAACCCGAGCATGATTCAAGTCCAGAACCCTTGCAAGAAACAACACCAGAAGTCCTACGGGATCTGACACCAGAAACATTCCAAGAACAATACCATGAAAGCCTACATGAATCAAAGCCTGAGCTACTGCGAGAAATGACACCAGAGCCCAAAGAAGAACTGGCTCATACAGGTCGAATGTCTCCCGAGGTTCCTGATGAAACATTCTCTCAGCTCACAGAGGAGCCATACCAAGGCGCTGGATTAACTCATGAACCAGCCTACGATTTTCAGCAGCCAGCACCAAATGACCCTTTCAAATTCCAACAGTCTGCAAGTGAATCAGTTCCTTCCCTCGGAACTACCGTCATGTCTCCTCCCTGTTCCCCACCAGTCCCAGTTTCTCCTGTCAGAGAATTTCACAATCCCTCTGCTGCTCTGCTGAACATGGATATCCAACCAGATCCTTGGAACAGGAACCAGGCGTTGGAGCCGTGCGATATTGATCCCCAGCCATCTCACGGTATGATGAACTTCCCGACCGAGGGCTATAATGACCAGGATGAAGAATGGGAGATGAGGAGAAATGAAGAGGAAagagaggaagatgaggaagagAATCGGATGACTTGCACAGACACGTTTGGTATGATGGCACAGCCTCAATGTTTGGGCGCCTCAACCGCGGAGGATTTCATTTCGGGGGACATGCTGTCGCCTCGTGAAAAAGAAGTAGCAGTGGAAAAGGCAgatgaagaaataaatgaagatgatgaggatgaggatgaagaagatgaggaACAGAGGAGATTAGGCCACCAGCTCTCCTCCATGATCACTGATATGAGCACATCCCAGCCCTCTGAGGAGTTCCAAGTCAGACCTTCAGCTTTCGGTGGTTCTAGCGGCTGGCACTGTGACGACTTGGGAATGGACTCGGAAGATGTTAGCAGCTGCACCAGCAGCCGGCAACAGGGCATTTCTGACCTCAGCAGCACCCAGCACACCGCCATCTTGGAAGGTACTCAAAGTTCAGACGCCCTGATTGACTCAAGCCTCCGTGGCTCCGAAGGTGACGGTAACTTCATGGGCTCTCCCAACGTGGAAACCCTAGCCAATGAAgaagatgacgacgatgacgaacGTGTGGATGAAATGGACTTAAGTTCGGAGAGAGCAGAGGAACATCATAAAGCGTTCCAGCGGGGAGAACGAGATGAGGACGACGAGGATGAAGATGTCGAAATGCACAGTGACGGAGTAACAGAAAGTTGTGACAATGCAGAAGAAGAGGACTCCAACGAGGAGGGACATTTAGACAACCTCAATCGCGCAGATCCTCCCGCTACTTCTTGGGGTCAGACCAACCCTTTTGCAGATACCTGGGCTCAGCCTCAGCCGGCCTCACGGCCGTCTGTCTCCTCCCCTAGCCCGATCTCAGATCACGCTGCAGGAGAGTCCGAAAGCCCGATGCAGTCCCCTGCCCAAACCGGTTTGGACGGCGGTTCCCCTTTCTTGGCTTCTCTCTCAGGACAAGActttgagcagcagcagcagcagcagtcatTCTATAAAATGGACACCTCCGTCCCTGAAGATACCGAGCTTGCTCTGGCAGCTGTAGGCATACCCGAGTCTACAGCACAGGCCGCCCACAGCGGCAGCGAGACGAGCACACCAGAAGAACTACGTGACTACGACAGCAGCTCAGGCGTGGAATCCCGCTCTGATAAACAACACACTCCGGTTCCTGCTTCACTCCAGCCTGACTTAGAGCAAGATCTGGGTATTCACCTGGAGAAAGGCgatggagaagaggaagaggctgaGACGCTGCCGGCCGATGAGGTCCCCGGAACAGGACCCCCAACTGCTCCAGCGTCTGCCCCATCTTCTCCTACAACCTCTGTAGATGAAGCCAGCGACACAGAGGGCGAGATGCAGATAAATGAACCTGATGCACCGACGATGATGATGGGTGAAAGCGCTGCATTCGAAAGTCCTACTCCGACAAGCAATTTGCCTGCTCTGGGTGAAGATGGCGAGGCAGGAGAAACACCGGCAGGTGAAGAGGATGAAGGTGAGACCACTCCTCAGTCTGCAAATTCTGTGGCATCATACGGCTTTGACTGCACCACATCCAACTCTAACGCCCACTCCATGGCAGAGAGCTGCGGAAGGAGCCCAGGCATCTTCTCCCTAGAAAATATGGAGCAGTTGTCCGAGGAGGCCAAGGACCCGTCGCTCATCAAGGAGCTCACCTTACCATCTGCCGCCGCTGCTACCGCTCAGGCCGAGGATCTCCTGGGCCGACCTGTGGACTTGATGCCGTTGAGTTTTCCAGAAGATAAACAACCCGGTCTAGATGAGGGCCACTACATGTTTGGAGGTGAGATTACCGCACAGCACATGGAAGAGATGGATCCATTGGAGGCAAGTCACCACCTCGGGCCTCTGGAATCTGCAAATACAGATGACAACCAACCGTCCTACTACTCCACCATATGTGATAAGACTGATTATCTCGAAGGTAATGTATAA